One window of the Deinococcus radiotolerans genome contains the following:
- a CDS encoding S-layer homology domain-containing protein: protein MRKSLIIASTLALSLGAASAQTSTTTAAPAQVTLSDVPAGHWAKDAVDKIVQCGLIQGFPDGTFRGNENLTRYQAALIFYRALQTGALNNCGFSAGDMTTIANGMQEVSTELAAVANRVTDLEKLTADQQARIDALEAKINGMGDGAASADVAALNARIDALEAAIRNIPAGPQGPAGPAGPQGPAGPQGPQGPAGTSTSATVTTPTTTTDTTVVIGEPTPTAVVSRDIYAGVSGGVKMAGAGSECLSLSDKTSPVNYCVNGGVVIGKNNVIGPVGARVSADYQPGWNAVSVDANATYALNTGSRITPYVGAGLGLTSGQQRGNTAQNTSDIYVNAIAGVDFNITDSLAIFAEYNGRYYTSNKGYATGLDQGASSGLSNGIKAGVKFFF, encoded by the coding sequence ATGCGCAAATCACTGATCATCGCGTCCACCCTGGCCCTCAGCCTCGGCGCAGCCAGCGCCCAGACTTCCACCACGACCGCCGCTCCCGCCCAGGTCACCCTGAGCGACGTTCCCGCCGGTCACTGGGCCAAGGACGCCGTGGACAAGATCGTTCAGTGCGGTCTGATTCAGGGCTTCCCCGACGGCACCTTCCGCGGCAACGAGAACCTCACCCGCTACCAGGCCGCGCTGATCTTCTACCGCGCCCTGCAGACCGGCGCCCTCAACAACTGCGGCTTCAGCGCCGGCGACATGACCACCATCGCCAACGGCATGCAGGAAGTCAGCACTGAACTTGCCGCCGTCGCCAACCGCGTCACGGACCTTGAGAAACTCACCGCTGACCAGCAGGCCCGTATCGACGCCCTGGAAGCCAAGATCAACGGCATGGGTGACGGCGCCGCCAGCGCCGACGTCGCGGCCCTCAACGCCCGCATTGACGCCCTGGAAGCCGCCATCCGCAACATCCCCGCCGGCCCTCAGGGTCCCGCCGGTCCTGCCGGCCCCCAGGGTCCTGCCGGTCCTCAGGGCCCCCAGGGTCCCGCCGGAACGAGCACCAGCGCCACCGTTACCACGCCCACCACCACGACCGACACCACCGTCGTGATCGGCGAGCCCACCCCCACTGCCGTGGTCAGCCGCGACATCTACGCTGGCGTCTCTGGCGGCGTCAAGATGGCCGGCGCCGGGTCGGAGTGCCTGAGCCTGTCCGACAAGACCAGCCCCGTCAACTACTGCGTGAACGGCGGCGTCGTGATCGGCAAGAACAACGTCATCGGCCCCGTCGGTGCCCGCGTGTCCGCCGACTACCAGCCCGGCTGGAACGCCGTGAGTGTGGACGCCAACGCCACCTACGCGCTGAACACCGGCAGCCGCATCACGCCCTACGTCGGCGCGGGCCTCGGTCTGACCAGCGGCCAGCAGCGCGGCAACACCGCCCAGAACACCAGTGACATCTACGTCAACGCGATTGCTGGTGTGGACTTCAACATTACCGATAGCCTCGCCATCTTCGCCGAGTACAATGGCCGCTACTACACCAGCAACAAGGGCTACGCCACGGGCCTCGACCAGGGTGCTTCGAGCGGCCTGAGCAACGGCATCAAAGCCGGCGTGAAGTTCTTCTTCTAA
- a CDS encoding phosphorylase family protein produces the protein MSQIHVRAQVGDVAPYVLLPGDPNRARHIAQTYLDGAQEYTSHRQLLGFTGTYQGVPVSVQTTGMGCPSAAIVTEELARLGARTLIRVGTLGGATPSVAPGDLVIATAAVPNDGTTRQMLGGAPYAPAASFEVVEASVQAARASGAPHHVGLVMTEDAFYASTPEHARLWAGRGVLGFEMEASAIFLVAAQRGLRAACLTACSNDIGDPQLVPDDVLAAGVDRMVRVALDAIVTLAARD, from the coding sequence ATGAGTCAGATTCATGTTCGCGCTCAGGTGGGCGACGTCGCCCCCTACGTCCTGCTGCCCGGGGATCCCAACCGCGCGCGGCACATCGCGCAGACCTATCTGGACGGCGCGCAGGAGTACACCAGCCACCGGCAGCTGCTGGGCTTCACCGGCACGTACCAGGGCGTGCCGGTCAGCGTGCAGACGACCGGCATGGGCTGCCCGAGTGCGGCGATTGTCACGGAGGAACTGGCGCGGCTGGGCGCCCGCACGCTGATCCGCGTAGGTACGCTGGGCGGCGCAACCCCCAGCGTCGCGCCGGGCGACCTGGTGATTGCCACGGCCGCCGTCCCGAACGACGGCACCACGAGGCAGATGCTGGGCGGCGCCCCGTACGCGCCCGCCGCGAGCTTTGAGGTGGTGGAGGCCAGCGTGCAGGCCGCCCGCGCGAGCGGCGCGCCGCACCACGTCGGCCTGGTCATGACCGAGGACGCCTTCTACGCCAGCACGCCGGAGCACGCGCGCCTGTGGGCGGGGCGGGGCGTGCTGGGCTTCGAGATGGAGGCCAGCGCGATCTTCCTGGTGGCGGCGCAGCGCGGCCTGCGCGCCGCGTGCCTGACCGCGTGCAGCAACGATATCGGCGACCCGCAGCTGGTGCCGGACGACGTGCTGGCCGCCGGGGTGGACCGCATGGTGCGCGTGGCGCTGGACGCCATCGTGACGCTCGCTGCGCGCGACTGA